Below is a genomic region from Doryrhamphus excisus isolate RoL2022-K1 chromosome 16, RoL_Dexc_1.0, whole genome shotgun sequence.
ATGTCTTTCCGGGATTCGCCGGGAAGAGCTGTATGAAGCAACTCGGGAGGTGGAAGCCTGGGCTTCTCCTCTCAGATGGAGGCATGGATGTGATCCTTCAATAATAAGGCTGTTGTCTGAGACTACCTACACCCACTGTGAGAGGATGCAAAATGGTTCATTCCACCTTGTAAGACTTGCCAACGGAAAGAGCTGCTTTCAGGGTTGATGTTGCTAAGCGACTCATCCGTGTGCTTTGCTTTGAGCGACACAAAATCATGTCCCTGCGAGGAAAGAAACATGACTGCCATAAGAGAAACAGCCAGGATACAGTAGAGGAGAAGTCAGTGAAGTTTTCTCAAAGAGGTTATTTCAATCCAAATGTTGAAGCAAATTTTGACTGATGGAATGCCATCGCATTATTTGATGTATGTGGTGAAGTAGCTAAAGTGCACAAAAAAATCCTtgcattatttttggaaaaaatgtgtAAGGTTTTCTTCTGTAAGTACCAATTGGGCTCCGGTATCTGATACTATCGAAACGATGCCCGACCCTAATTGTCCGTCTTCTCACTTCACCTCTAATACCTTCTTATCAGGTCTTAATCGCAGACTCAGCCACATGGCCAACAATAGAGCACGTTTACCAAAGAGAACTTATGGTTGTGCCCAGAAATTAAATCAATCTGTCCTTTTTTTGCTCCTTGCATCATGTATTCCGACTGCATCCGAGAAATGCTGAAAGCATCTGGTCTTCGTGTCTAATCACATCAGTAAGCAAACAAGGTGACGACTTCTCCGCTATTCTTGCCTTTTGACCATGACCAGCTGATAAAAGGGTAATCGAATAACTAATGGCTAATTAAGGAGTAATTACTCGCTGCTAAATGGTCCTATGCAGTGTATTAATTCTCCTCGGGTCTGGCACAGAGGAAGTCCCATCAgggtttcttttcctttttttggggGCTCATTTAATACTCACTAATTGAAACAGGCACCCTCATCAGGAAGCTTACATGTATCTGTCTAACTTAATGTGCTATTATCAGTAATTACAGACGCGTTATCTACCTAACTGAACTTACCGCCTCCGACTCAGGAGCACGTTTGTGGAATGAGAAACGATGGAGTTGTTCTTCAATAAAGGTCGTGTCGTTTTCATTAAACGTGATAAGAATGAGGCCGGCCGTGGGTTCACTGTAAAGCCACGTCCACATTACCagcgtgtggggggggggggggggggcttccacAGCAGCACAACAGCACGCTTTGTTATCCCGCTATTGCACCACAGATCCCAAGCGGAATATTGTGCAAATAATTGAAAGAGCATCTTGATAAACACGCTGTTAGAGACAAACACTCTTTGATCCATCCATTTATAATACCACTTATCCAGCTGCTCATGCACATCCCAGCTGAAGACGCCTTAGAATGGCCGCCACGTCGTAGCAAAAGGTGTGAAACACTACACCACTAAGTTGATagtaggctactgtttaggtggATACACTGGGTACAAATTCAAAATGTTGGATCTATGGCAAGATCCATAGAACAAAAGGCCATTCCAGCAGCAGGCCTGAGCAATTATTTTGGATCAAAAGCAAATTGTTCACCTACATGTTCACTTCCTTTattattctcattctcatttatttttctgaGAAATGCACAAGCGATCATGTGGGTTTTTAGCAGCATCTGAGTGCACCGATAGTTCCAATTATAGGGAATATGTCGCCATGGCCCTCTGTAATTAAAGCCTAATCACACTCGCGGTTGCAGAGAAGCATCCCCATCAAGCTTTCATCTATCAGCCTCGTCGTGCAGTCTCTCAGCAGCCTTGTCAGGGATTTCTACCACTCAGTTTGCAGTGTGTGTTTTCAGAGCATTTAGTGGCTCCTCTTCTTTGCAAACACGTCCATTTTGTATACTCCATTTTGTTGACACGAAGACCTTcagttggaaaatgtaaaatgagTATAATTGAGACTTCTGCGTGAAATAAGCCTGACAGAGGGCAAAGTGATAAATACAAAACAAGTCGAGCCACTCGTCTTTCTTGGAATCGCCTCCAGACAGTTGTTGGGCAAACAAGACCAGACAAAAACTGGATATGATTAAATGCATAGAGCTGCAGGCGTTTGAGGGGTGTGGCAGCTGCTCTATACAGTGATCCCTCCTTTATCGCAGTCCATTGGTTATCCAGACCCAACCGCAGTATTAGATTCAGTatgaataaatggaatattttcgtagttacaGCATAGTTAATGTcgttctaaatacagtttttgtattatcagagccctgtagatatgaaataacatccctagaGTAATCTATTCATTGTTTCCACCACACCCAGGAAGAAAGGCTAAAGAGAATAAGCAGCTTAGCTGTTGAGACTGGACATACACACACTGTGCAGATGTTCCATGTTCACAATGAATCTGCATTCAATAAAGACCAAAGTTTCAGTCGTTTTGTGCACATGTTGCATTCTAAGCCTGCAAAAAGTCCTGAAAGCTCCCTGATGGCCATCGATCCGTGTCTAAGCCCACGAGGTCCCAGACTCCTCCTTCACTGCCAACCCGCTGCTAATTAAACATCAGAGCTTAACGAATTCACGTCGCTAACGAGGTTGGATGGAAAGGTCAGGGCTATCATGCTCGCTTTCAGCTGGACACCGTCAATAACGAGCGTGGCGAGAGAAGACAGGTGTACGGGGAGCTAATGGTGCAAAGGGTAAAGAGGGTGGGGGCAAGTTAAAACGCCGACAGCTTTTCAGACATTCAGATTCAAAGCCTCGCTGAGCTTGTCGTAAAAAGCAGTGTACTCATAGCACTTTACAAAAGCCCTGGCGGTGTTGCATTTTACAGGTCGTTAACTGTACATTTCCAACAGCGATAAGAATTCCAGCTTCTTAAGTTTATTCCAGACTTCAACTTGGGAGACTTGATGGCGAAAGAGGACGAAGAGGAAGTCAGAAAGGATGAAGATAATAGCTGGTGGACGCCATTTGTTTGATTTGGACTCAGAAGTGCTTTCGTCGGTGTAAATGACCGCCCAACACCCCCATCAACCAAACCCCTCCGTGACCTATATACGCTATCGCCCATTCATCAGTTATCTTATGGGCACAGAATCAGGATTGATTGGTTCAATTAAACTGGCCTTTAATATAATCTGTTTAATCCATTTCTGCCATCAAAGCCAATACTTACCTCTCTCAGCTGCAGAGCAGGATTACTGGCCTTCCTTTCATATTTGCACCTCAAGTGAAGCTTTAATGGATCAAGATTTGAGAAAGCAAACAATGAACTCACATCACAAGGAAAATAAATTGCTGGCCTTGTTCACAATTTCCTGAAATTCTCACATTTGAGCGGGCAGCTGCAGAACTGCTCTTACACCGCCTGAAATTTCCAGAGGGAAGTGGGATTTGATACTCAATACCATCCATCTAACTCCTACCACCACCCCCCAGCACCCGGCACGTCTCCACGCTCACATTGTTGAGAAATGGAGGAAAATCAGCCTGCAGGCATTGTCAAATGCAGAGGATGCCTTTTAAAGGTGTATTGCACAGGCGCAGAAATTATCCAAAACCAAGAACACACAAACAAGAACATGCTGCAGTCACGTAAATGTTGTAGGACGGGGGTCTCAAATTGAACTATGGACTGCTGGAGGTCGAGTCTgcgttttccacaaaaaaagattTCAACTATTCcaaatgttactttaaaaaaatgtaaaaatataatgtagTATTGTCCTTTTTAATGATTCCCgataatagtagtagtacttacctgttacatgttgtgctgtcatttttgtgtcCATGCCATTATTGAAGTTAGTGTTCTGTCTCGTGGTGCACCTGTTAATTCCACGCATAGTTCAACGCTGGTTGTTTCTAGCCTAATTAAAGAGCCTCTTCTTTTTTAGCAAGCTGAAGCGCCTCTGGCTGTCTCTTGTGGGGCCCATGACtgccacaatatatatataatattcatataaaacATCCAGTGTGTGCAGACCACGCTAACACGACACTGTGGTGTCAAGCCGGGGCCATGTTAAAACATCCAAAAGCAAATACAACAGAAAAATGCTGAAATTACCCAAAACaccaaaaacacaaatgcatGTTTGTCAGGCTACGGGAGGTGCTGACGAACCGAGGAATATCcggaaaaatgcaaataaaaaatgcatatcaaAATTCAGGCCCTCTTGACAAGAGctgtgaaatgattaaaaatgttaatcaaattaatcacacttttaaaataaatgaattattttagccctttatgccctttttggggtattttatgatatttgtatgtagctccaaatgaactgaaaaaataaatcacacgtctgaaaatctatttacctCCACTCGTCTCTTTAACACAGAGAGGTGATGATGTGACTGTACAATAGAAGAGCGCatatttggtgcagttttaaccCAAATCGTATTGTTCACACAAGGTGCATAAAGGACACTACAGCGTTTGAACAACACTTTTAATATTGGACAAGTTGGCTATCCATTGTTTCCCCATGGCTTCACAGATGACCGCTTGTGTTAACTTAACCCATTAACTTTGTTTGTCTGGGACCTCTTACGTTTGAGCAAACCAACATACATGCTCTTCTACTGCCATCTACTGTTGCTTTCATGCAAATACAGATGCAGGAGGaagaacaaaaaagaaaagaaaccgCCAACCCACTCTTAAGGCTCATTTCATTGGCAAACGAGTCAAGTTGGAGGAGCAAGGGGATCAGTCCGGTGCTCCCGCGGGAATCATGGCGTTTAGAATGTATGAAGGAAAAGATCATGTGAAAGCCTATCTTCACTACAGAGTGACTCCCCAAGAAATGATCAACAGGATTATGGACTTTATGAAACCAAAGGTATGTTTGTCAACGCATGCCAATGGGCTGATGTTATGCAACACATTCAAATTCAGTTCGGTTGCCTTGGAGCTTCTGAGCAAGTTGCATTAAATGTCATCCTATTTAGGCGCAACAGAAATTCAACCTTGCAGTGGATGTTGGGTGCGGTAACGGTAAGGGGACCATACTCTTGGCCCCCTTCTTCGACCAGGTTCTTGGGACAGACGTTAGTCATGCCCAGCTGGAGTTGGCTCGGGCTAACAGTCTTTGCTCAAATGTGAATTACAGGTGAGACGAAATTAGGGCTTGACCAGGTGGACTGCAGTTCCTTTTGGCAAATGATTTTATGGCAAATGATGCCCCTTGAAACTGGTACTGGAGATTCTGGATATCTATGTCATGGTGGTGAAACCTCACGTTGCTCTCCGCTAGACTTTCTAACCTCTCCCTACACTGTCCTCCTCCCCCGTCTCTAGTCAGTGTCCTGCAGAAGAACTCCCGTTTGAGTCGAGCACAGTTGACCTTGTGACGGCCATGACAGCGGCCCACTGGTTCGATCGCTCACGCTTCCTGACGGAGGCCGACCGCATACTGAAGTCCAATGGTTGCCTGGCCCTGTTCAGCTACACTATGGACATGGAGCTGGAGTATGGCAGTGCCACAAGTGCACTGAACAACATCTGTGATGAGGTGATTTTTCAAATCATCTCGACGGGTATCAAGAAGAGAAAGCTCTGGGGGTACGGCAAGTAGTGCATAGATAAGGAGTGCAGCAAATTGGAACCTCTAAGACTGGGGTGTCCATtgttgggaatggaatattttgccagtacttattaaaaacagtggaaaatattcaattcctAACAATTGTGATGGAACTGTATAATGTTTCATTTCACTCTGTTTTGAATAAGTATCTAACACAGTGGAACATATTCCGTTCCTAACACCTTTTTTGGCATATTGTAAACGTTGAATTGGCACAAATTCACTCTTGATGAGATATATGTAGGAACACAGCAGTCCACATTATTTCACTTCCAACCCGATCCAGATACCTTTTTATGGAATTTATGGCCCGTACCTCGGTATTTGAGTGCCTTCTTGTTTTTCTGGTCTCCAATTTCTATTTATGTTCAGTTTTATACAGCTCTGCTACCACTCAGAAACCCTTATCTGGGCACCTCCTCTTTGAAGATCTACTTAGACATGTTTGAATCCTGCACCTATCCGGACAAAGAGTGGTGAGTTTATCAGTCATATCGATCTGTGTTCCAGTTGTTCTCCCCATTTAAACTCCCTTTTTTCATCCAGGAATGGCTGTCTGAGAGTTAACAGGACGGTGACGGTAGACGGTTTCATTGGCATGGTAGAGACTTTCTCCAGCTATCAGAAGCTGATGCGCCAAGACGGCGCTGAGGCCAAACGCCTTTCTGACGACATCAGGAGCAAGTGAGACATTAACACCTGAGCTTGTCTGTGATTGAATATTTACTAACTCCTCCCCTCCTGTCCATCTGAGATGTCTGCGCTGGTCTGCTGCCGTTTACAGTGAATGACCGCTTTATTACT
It encodes:
- the LOC131104558 gene encoding putative methyltransferase DDB_G0268948, with protein sequence MAFRMYEGKDHVKAYLHYRVTPQEMINRIMDFMKPKAQQKFNLAVDVGCGNGKGTILLAPFFDQVLGTDVSHAQLELARANSLCSNVNYSQCPAEELPFESSTVDLVTAMTAAHWFDRSRFLTEADRILKSNGCLALFSYTMDMELEYGSATSALNNICDEFYTALLPLRNPYLGTSSLKIYLDMFESCTYPDKEWNGCLRVNRTVTVDGFIGMVETFSSYQKLMRQDGAEAKRLSDDIRSKLLAAMQVSSPDTELTMVVKYFYMLARKP